From Cellulosimicrobium sp. ES-005, one genomic window encodes:
- a CDS encoding vitamin K epoxide reductase family protein gives MSKSATAGASVSADHDDEPLPSSGPRPISMRAMGWLLVVAGAIGLAGSAALAIEKFLKLADPNHVPSCSLNALLDCGDAMDSWQGSLLGFPNPLLGIAAFPVVITTGVVLLAGARLPRWYWLALLGGTTLGMGLIVFLIWTTMYAISAMCPYCMVVWFAMLPLFWYQVVHAVQEGYLPAGDGVRRTLVGNRHLFLAIGYVALVAWILLVKGPIIMTLF, from the coding sequence GTGAGCAAGAGCGCCACCGCCGGTGCGAGCGTGTCCGCCGACCACGACGACGAGCCGCTGCCGTCGTCCGGGCCCCGCCCGATCAGCATGCGAGCGATGGGCTGGTTGCTCGTCGTGGCCGGCGCGATCGGTCTGGCGGGCTCGGCGGCGCTGGCCATCGAGAAGTTCCTCAAGCTCGCGGACCCGAACCACGTGCCGTCGTGCAGCCTCAACGCGTTGCTCGACTGCGGCGACGCGATGGACTCCTGGCAGGGCTCGCTCCTCGGGTTCCCGAACCCGCTGCTGGGCATCGCGGCGTTCCCCGTCGTCATCACGACGGGCGTCGTGCTGCTCGCGGGCGCGCGGCTCCCACGCTGGTACTGGCTCGCGCTCCTCGGCGGGACGACCCTCGGCATGGGTCTGATCGTCTTCCTCATCTGGACGACGATGTACGCGATCTCGGCGATGTGCCCGTACTGCATGGTCGTGTGGTTCGCCATGCTGCCGCTCTTCTGGTACCAGGTGGTCCACGCCGTCCAGGAGGGGTACCTGCCCGCGGGCGACGGCGTGCGCCGCACGCTCGTGGGCAACCGGCACCTGTTCCTGGCGATCGGCTACGTCGCGCTCGTCGCGTGGATCCTGCTGGTCAAGGGCCCGATCATCATGACGCTGTTCTGA
- a CDS encoding YbjQ family protein gives MIIVTTNEVPGYRIDAVLGEVMGMTVRSANIGANFVASFRSIGGGEVTEYTKLVYESRQEVMHRMVQEAQRRGGNAVVGMRFDTGEIAASFSEVCAYGTAVVVTPIPAGQPGATAQSAHQAQGAPSAPPQPGGHGYPQDAAPDQPAWR, from the coding sequence GTGATCATCGTGACGACCAACGAGGTGCCCGGCTACCGCATCGACGCGGTGCTCGGCGAGGTGATGGGCATGACCGTGCGCAGCGCGAACATCGGCGCGAACTTCGTCGCGTCGTTCCGCTCGATCGGCGGCGGCGAGGTGACGGAGTACACGAAGCTCGTCTACGAGTCCCGCCAGGAGGTCATGCACCGCATGGTCCAGGAGGCGCAGCGCCGCGGCGGGAACGCCGTCGTCGGGATGCGCTTCGACACGGGCGAGATCGCGGCGTCGTTCTCGGAGGTGTGCGCGTACGGCACCGCCGTCGTCGTCACGCCGATCCCGGCGGGCCAGCCCGGCGCGACGGCGCAGTCGGCCCACCAGGCCCAGGGTGCGCCGTCCGCTCCCCCGCAGCCGGGCGGTCACGGCTACCCGCAGGACGCCGCGCCGGACCAGCCGGCCTGGCGCTGA
- the leuS gene encoding leucine--tRNA ligase gives MPHASDAPAAGGPAHRYTPALAEQIELKWQELWEQRGTFWAANPTGELTDGDGQGPEGASPYFIMDMFPYPSGAGLHVGHPLGYIATDVVGRFRRMRGENVLHALGYDAFGLPAEQYAVQTGQHPRVTTEANIANMRRQLRRLGLAHDSRRTFATIDPDYVRWTQWIFLQIFDSWYDPDALRPDGGRGRARRIAELEAELASGARPVPGGVDGVEEGADWATLTPQQRRAVVDSQRLAYVDESPVNWAPGLGTVLANEEVTADGRSERGNFPVFQRSLRQWKMRITAYADRLADDLDLIDWPEKVTAMQRNWIGRSEGALVRFAVLGTPDGANDAAAESGTEIEVFTTRPDTLFGATFMVVSPEHPLLDEVPAHWPDGTSSAWTGGHRSPVEAVAAYRREAAAKTAVERQADAGKKTGVFTGHLAVNPVNGQTIPVFTADYVLMGYGTGAIMAVPGGDERDFAFAEAFGLPVVRTVEPEGGLPEDFTGPYTGDGVAVGSSNDEVSLDGLDVAEAKRRITEWLVAKGLGEGTTTYRLRDWLFSRQRYWGEPFPIVWDENDQPVAIPDALLPVDLPDVPDYAPRTFDPDDADSSPEAPLGRNDEWVNVTLDLGDGPKQYRRDTNTMPNWAGSCWYYLRYLDPQWGGGAQDTVVDPELERYWMGPEHNPSAGRAGGVDLYVGGVEHAVLHLLYARFWHKVLYDLGHVTSVEPFHKLFNQGYVQAYAFTDARGQYVPAAEVTEEPASDGSGEVVYRWNGEVVQREYGKMGKSLKNVVTPDEMYAEYGADTFRVYEMSMGPLDLSRPWETRAVVGSQRFLQRLWRNVVSEETGELTVVDEPADAATLRAVHRAIADVRVEMEHMRPNTAIAKLITLNNHLTSLDRVPREAVEPLVLMTAPVAPHIAEELWERLGHDRSLAHEPFPTADERYLVEDTVTCVVQVKGKVRARLEVPPSITEEDLTAAALAEPNVVRAIDGAEVRKVIVRAPKLVNIVV, from the coding sequence ATCCCGCACGCCTCGGACGCCCCCGCCGCGGGCGGCCCCGCACACCGCTACACGCCGGCGCTCGCGGAGCAGATCGAGCTCAAGTGGCAGGAGCTCTGGGAGCAGCGCGGCACCTTCTGGGCCGCCAACCCCACGGGCGAGCTCACGGACGGCGACGGCCAGGGCCCCGAGGGCGCGAGCCCGTACTTCATCATGGACATGTTCCCGTACCCGTCGGGCGCGGGCCTGCACGTGGGGCACCCCCTCGGGTACATCGCGACGGACGTCGTCGGGCGCTTCCGGCGCATGCGCGGAGAGAACGTGCTGCACGCGCTCGGCTACGACGCGTTCGGCCTGCCCGCCGAGCAGTACGCGGTGCAGACGGGCCAGCACCCGCGCGTGACGACCGAGGCCAACATCGCGAACATGCGGCGCCAGCTCCGCCGCCTCGGCCTGGCGCACGACTCGCGCCGCACGTTCGCGACGATCGACCCCGACTACGTGCGCTGGACGCAGTGGATCTTCCTGCAGATCTTCGACTCCTGGTACGACCCGGACGCGCTGCGGCCCGACGGCGGTCGCGGCCGGGCGCGCCGCATCGCCGAGCTCGAGGCCGAGCTCGCGTCGGGCGCGCGACCGGTGCCGGGCGGCGTCGACGGCGTCGAGGAGGGGGCCGACTGGGCGACGCTCACGCCCCAGCAGCGCCGCGCCGTCGTCGACTCCCAGCGCCTCGCGTACGTGGACGAGTCGCCCGTGAACTGGGCCCCCGGCCTGGGCACGGTCCTCGCGAACGAGGAGGTCACGGCCGACGGCCGCTCCGAGCGCGGCAACTTCCCGGTCTTCCAGCGCAGCCTGCGCCAGTGGAAGATGCGCATCACGGCGTACGCCGACCGCCTCGCCGACGACCTCGACCTCATCGACTGGCCGGAGAAGGTCACGGCGATGCAGCGCAACTGGATCGGGCGCAGCGAGGGCGCGCTCGTGCGGTTCGCCGTGCTCGGCACGCCCGACGGCGCCAACGACGCCGCGGCGGAGTCCGGCACCGAGATCGAGGTCTTCACGACCCGCCCGGACACGCTGTTCGGCGCCACGTTCATGGTCGTCTCGCCCGAGCACCCGCTGCTCGACGAGGTCCCGGCGCACTGGCCCGACGGCACGTCGAGCGCGTGGACCGGCGGGCACCGCTCGCCGGTCGAGGCCGTCGCCGCCTACCGTCGCGAGGCCGCGGCGAAGACGGCGGTCGAGCGCCAGGCCGACGCGGGCAAGAAGACGGGCGTGTTCACCGGGCACCTCGCGGTGAACCCGGTGAACGGCCAGACGATCCCGGTCTTCACCGCCGACTACGTCCTCATGGGCTACGGCACCGGCGCGATCATGGCCGTCCCGGGCGGCGACGAGCGCGACTTCGCGTTCGCCGAGGCGTTCGGGCTGCCGGTCGTGCGCACGGTCGAGCCCGAGGGCGGGCTCCCCGAGGACTTCACGGGCCCGTACACGGGCGACGGGGTCGCCGTCGGCTCGTCGAACGACGAGGTGTCGCTCGACGGTCTCGACGTGGCGGAGGCCAAGCGACGCATCACGGAGTGGCTCGTCGCCAAGGGCCTCGGCGAGGGCACCACGACCTACCGCCTCCGCGACTGGCTGTTCAGCCGCCAGCGCTACTGGGGCGAGCCGTTCCCGATCGTCTGGGACGAGAACGACCAGCCCGTCGCGATCCCCGACGCGCTGCTGCCCGTCGACCTGCCGGACGTCCCGGACTACGCGCCCCGCACGTTCGACCCGGACGACGCCGACTCGTCGCCCGAGGCGCCGCTGGGCCGCAACGACGAGTGGGTCAACGTCACGCTCGACCTCGGCGACGGGCCGAAGCAGTACCGCCGCGACACGAACACGATGCCCAACTGGGCCGGGTCGTGCTGGTACTACCTGCGCTACCTCGACCCGCAGTGGGGCGGCGGCGCCCAGGACACGGTTGTCGACCCCGAGCTCGAGCGCTATTGGATGGGCCCGGAGCACAACCCGAGCGCGGGCCGCGCCGGGGGCGTGGACCTGTACGTCGGGGGTGTCGAGCACGCCGTGCTGCACCTTCTCTACGCGCGGTTCTGGCACAAGGTCCTCTACGACCTGGGCCACGTGACGAGCGTCGAGCCGTTCCACAAGCTCTTCAACCAGGGCTACGTCCAGGCGTACGCGTTCACCGACGCGCGCGGCCAGTACGTGCCGGCCGCCGAGGTCACGGAGGAGCCCGCGTCCGACGGCTCGGGCGAGGTCGTGTACCGCTGGAACGGCGAGGTCGTGCAGCGCGAGTACGGCAAGATGGGCAAGTCGCTCAAGAACGTCGTCACGCCCGACGAGATGTACGCCGAGTACGGCGCCGACACGTTCCGCGTCTACGAGATGTCGATGGGTCCGCTCGACCTGTCGCGCCCGTGGGAGACGCGCGCCGTCGTGGGGTCGCAGCGGTTCCTGCAGCGGCTGTGGCGCAACGTCGTCTCGGAGGAGACCGGCGAGCTGACGGTCGTCGACGAGCCCGCCGACGCCGCGACCCTGCGTGCCGTGCACCGCGCCATCGCCGACGTGCGCGTCGAGATGGAGCACATGCGCCCCAACACGGCGATCGCGAAGCTCATCACGCTCAACAACCACCTCACGTCGCTCGACCGCGTGCCGCGCGAGGCCGTCGAGCCGCTCGTGCTCATGACCGCTCCCGTCGCGCCGCACATCGCGGAGGAGCTGTGGGAGCGCCTGGGCCACGACCGCTCGCTCGCGCACGAGCCCTTCCCGACGGCCGACGAGCGCTACCTCGTCGAGGACACCGTGACGTGCGTCGTCCAGGTCAAGGGCAAGGTGCGCGCCCGCCTGGAGGTGCCGCCGTCGATCACGGAGGAGGATCTCACCGCCGCCGCGCTCGCAGAGCCGAACGTCGTGCGAGCGATCGACGGCGCCGAGGTCCGCAAGGTCATCGTCCGCGCCCCGAAGCTGGTCAACATCGTCGTCTGA
- a CDS encoding helicase HerA-like domain-containing protein — protein MADDAAQSPTELAALRAAAAQAAAEAAEARAAAAQAALEAAEAAARADTAPETSAPEGADASATGTPPGTAGPAEASGSREGGTSSGTEPSAEGRAPAEEAAPSGTGPLEGYASEVATGYAYRGGTLALGALLEGDPGGDPTPRADVQVGFALSMLNRHGLVAGATGTGKTKTLQGMAEGLSAAGVPVFLADVKGDLSGLAVPGEPNEKIVERSASIGQDWSPTTFPVELYSLGGLGTGVPIRTTVTDFGPLLLSKVLGLNETQESSLGLIFHWADAQGLALLDLKDLQSTIAYLTSDEGKAELKGIGGVSSATAGVILREIVALQAQGADVFFGEPAFATSDLLRTAPDGRGVISALELPAVQDRPALFSTFLMWLLADLFQELPEVGDAEKPKLVFFFDEAHLLFTGASKEFLQQVVQTVRLVRSKGVGVFFVTQSPKDVPADVLAQLGNRVQHALRAFTPDDAAALRAAVRTYPTSPYDLERLLQSLGTGEAVVTVLTEKGAPTPVAWTRVRAPQSSMEPAPTTVLEGIVAASPAFARYGTAVDNESAFELLQVRVQEQAAARDAAAAAEAEAAAQEKAAKDAAKEAERAAKKEQAELEKMRAKLERDAAKSRSGSGGSSRSRSSSPLDSFLRSAGTQLGRELTRTIFGTRRR, from the coding sequence ATGGCCGACGACGCCGCACAGTCCCCGACCGAGCTCGCCGCCCTGCGCGCGGCCGCCGCGCAGGCCGCCGCCGAGGCCGCCGAGGCCAGAGCCGCCGCCGCGCAGGCGGCCCTCGAGGCCGCGGAGGCGGCCGCGCGGGCCGACACGGCCCCCGAGACCTCGGCTCCCGAGGGCGCCGACGCGTCGGCGACCGGCACGCCCCCGGGCACCGCCGGTCCAGCCGAGGCGAGCGGATCCCGCGAGGGGGGCACGTCGTCGGGCACCGAGCCGAGCGCGGAGGGTCGCGCGCCTGCCGAGGAGGCTGCGCCGTCGGGCACCGGGCCGCTCGAGGGCTACGCCAGCGAGGTCGCGACCGGCTACGCGTACCGGGGCGGCACGCTCGCGCTCGGCGCGCTGCTCGAAGGCGACCCGGGCGGCGACCCGACGCCGCGCGCCGACGTGCAGGTGGGGTTCGCCCTGAGCATGCTCAACCGGCACGGGCTCGTCGCGGGCGCGACCGGGACCGGCAAGACGAAGACGCTCCAGGGCATGGCGGAAGGGCTGTCGGCCGCTGGTGTGCCCGTGTTCCTCGCGGACGTCAAGGGCGACCTGTCCGGGCTCGCCGTGCCCGGCGAGCCGAACGAGAAGATCGTGGAGCGCTCGGCGTCGATCGGGCAGGACTGGAGCCCGACGACCTTTCCCGTCGAGCTCTACTCGCTCGGCGGTCTGGGGACCGGTGTGCCGATCCGCACGACCGTCACGGACTTCGGTCCGCTGCTGCTGTCCAAGGTCCTCGGGCTCAACGAGACGCAGGAGTCGAGCCTCGGGCTGATCTTCCACTGGGCCGACGCCCAGGGTCTCGCGCTGCTCGACCTCAAGGACCTCCAGTCGACGATCGCGTACCTCACGTCCGACGAGGGCAAGGCGGAGCTCAAGGGGATCGGCGGGGTGTCGAGCGCGACGGCGGGGGTCATCCTGCGCGAGATCGTCGCCCTGCAGGCGCAGGGCGCGGACGTGTTCTTCGGCGAGCCCGCGTTCGCGACGTCGGACCTGCTGCGCACCGCACCCGACGGCCGGGGCGTGATCTCCGCGCTCGAGCTGCCCGCGGTGCAGGACCGCCCCGCGCTGTTCTCGACGTTCCTCATGTGGCTGCTGGCCGACCTGTTCCAGGAGCTGCCCGAGGTCGGGGACGCGGAGAAGCCGAAGCTCGTCTTCTTCTTCGACGAGGCGCACCTGCTGTTCACGGGCGCGTCGAAGGAGTTCCTCCAGCAAGTGGTGCAGACCGTCCGGCTCGTGCGGTCGAAGGGCGTCGGCGTGTTCTTCGTGACGCAGAGCCCCAAGGACGTCCCCGCCGACGTGCTCGCGCAGCTCGGCAACCGCGTCCAGCACGCGCTGCGCGCCTTCACGCCCGACGACGCCGCCGCCCTCCGCGCGGCCGTGCGGACGTATCCGACCTCGCCGTACGACCTCGAACGGCTGCTGCAGTCGCTCGGCACGGGCGAGGCCGTCGTCACGGTCCTCACGGAGAAGGGCGCGCCGACCCCGGTCGCCTGGACGCGCGTGCGGGCACCGCAGTCGTCGATGGAGCCCGCGCCCACGACCGTGCTCGAGGGGATCGTGGCTGCGTCGCCGGCCTTCGCGCGCTACGGCACGGCGGTGGACAACGAGTCTGCGTTCGAGCTCCTGCAGGTGCGCGTGCAGGAGCAGGCGGCGGCGCGGGACGCGGCCGCGGCCGCCGAGGCCGAGGCGGCGGCCCAGGAGAAGGCGGCCAAGGACGCCGCCAAGGAGGCCGAGCGCGCGGCGAAGAAGGAGCAGGCGGAGCTGGAGAAGATGCGCGCGAAGCTCGAGCGCGACGCGGCGAAGAGCCGCTCAGGATCGGGCGGGTCATCCCGGTCGCGGTCGTCGAGCCCGCTCGACTCGTTCCTCCGCTCCGCCGGCACCCAGCTCGGCCGCGAGCTCACCCGCACCATCTTCGGCACCCGCCGCCGCTGA
- a CDS encoding DegV family protein, with amino-acid sequence MTDHHVHVVTDSTASLPSVPEERLRSVPLHVIVDDESSLEGVGLTAEDVAAHLQAGRRVTTSQPTPRAFAEAYAAAVAAGAREIVSVHLSGELSGTVHAAALAAADAPVPVRVVDSRTVAMGLGFAARAAARAAGAGESADVVARRAIEVADASRAVFLVDSLDHLRRGGRLSAASAALGTVLGVRPLLAVREGRIEVVQKVRTRAAAVERLTTVAVESAARRALPALAVHHVGDEAGAQRLASELTARTGLDVAVTPVSAVLGAHVGPGVLAVVVAELADRGSGVEGGSTAR; translated from the coding sequence ATGACCGACCACCACGTGCACGTCGTCACCGACTCGACGGCGTCCCTCCCGTCCGTCCCCGAGGAGCGGCTCCGGTCCGTCCCGCTGCACGTGATCGTCGACGACGAGTCCTCGCTCGAGGGAGTCGGGCTCACCGCCGAGGACGTGGCCGCGCACCTGCAGGCCGGTCGCCGGGTCACGACGTCGCAGCCGACGCCCCGGGCGTTCGCCGAGGCGTACGCCGCCGCCGTCGCCGCGGGCGCGCGCGAGATCGTCTCCGTCCATCTCTCGGGCGAGCTGTCGGGCACGGTGCACGCGGCCGCGCTCGCGGCGGCGGACGCACCGGTCCCGGTGCGGGTCGTGGACTCCCGGACCGTCGCGATGGGGCTGGGCTTCGCGGCGCGGGCCGCCGCCCGTGCCGCGGGAGCGGGGGAGAGCGCGGACGTGGTCGCCCGGCGCGCCATCGAGGTCGCCGACGCGAGCCGCGCCGTCTTCCTCGTCGACTCGCTCGACCATCTCCGCCGTGGGGGCCGCCTCAGCGCGGCGTCCGCGGCGTTGGGGACGGTGCTCGGCGTGCGACCGCTGCTGGCCGTGCGGGAGGGCAGGATCGAGGTCGTGCAGAAGGTCCGGACCAGGGCCGCGGCGGTCGAGCGGCTGACGACGGTCGCCGTCGAGTCCGCGGCGCGCCGGGCGCTGCCCGCGCTCGCGGTCCACCACGTCGGGGACGAGGCGGGCGCGCAGCGGCTCGCGTCCGAGCTGACCGCCCGCACCGGCCTGGACGTCGCGGTCACCCCCGTCAGCGCCGTGCTGGGCGCCCACGTGGGACCGGGCGTGCTGGCCGTCGTCGTCGCCGAGCTCGCGGACCGTGGCTCGGGCGTCGAGGGCGGTTCGACCGCGCGCTGA
- a CDS encoding helix-hairpin-helix domain-containing protein: MSTPRPEPRQHARPGRDPAREGAVVRQRLRAVTGAERPALAWHPATAALPQLGPPHDGDAAPAVDPWPDGLRTAEPDPVGDGAAPAPVAELPARRSEPLMRERGGLRGRGRAEEPENARPGWLPPRPDVDEGRGTDPAAAAGPHEPDGLAGPDGEAVDRLRSRAARTASTAYTAAYGHPTSHAGFAGLGDEGRRRWALRPRVAAAALVVVLLLAAGVVVLRSSAGGVTPVAPLDAAPTGDSSTEAAVTSSDADGTAGGAAPAGAGDEDASAASEGVPSGGVVVHVVGQVVAPGLVTVAADARVADALDAAGGATAEADLAALNLARTVTDGEQIVVPRPGEAVPAAGSAPPSGGSAADGTVDLNTADAAALDALPGIGPVLAERIVAWREENGPFTTVDELGEVSGIGPAVLADVRDLVRV, from the coding sequence GTGAGCACCCCACGACCCGAGCCGCGTCAGCACGCCCGTCCCGGTCGCGACCCCGCCCGAGAGGGTGCGGTCGTCCGCCAGCGCCTGCGCGCGGTGACCGGGGCCGAGCGGCCCGCGCTCGCCTGGCACCCCGCGACCGCGGCGCTCCCGCAGCTCGGACCGCCGCACGACGGCGACGCCGCGCCCGCCGTCGACCCGTGGCCGGACGGTCTCCGCACGGCAGAGCCCGACCCCGTGGGCGACGGCGCGGCGCCCGCCCCCGTCGCGGAGCTCCCCGCACGCCGCAGCGAGCCGCTCATGCGCGAACGGGGCGGTCTCCGCGGGCGTGGTCGTGCTGAGGAGCCAGAGAACGCGAGGCCCGGCTGGCTCCCGCCGCGTCCCGACGTGGACGAGGGCCGAGGCACCGACCCGGCGGCAGCAGCCGGACCCCACGAGCCCGACGGCCTCGCGGGTCCGGACGGCGAGGCGGTCGACCGGCTGCGCTCCCGCGCTGCCCGGACCGCGTCCACGGCGTACACCGCGGCGTACGGGCACCCCACGTCCCACGCGGGGTTCGCGGGGCTCGGCGACGAGGGCAGGCGCCGGTGGGCGCTGCGGCCCCGGGTCGCGGCCGCGGCGCTGGTCGTCGTGCTCCTTCTCGCGGCCGGGGTCGTCGTGCTGCGGTCCTCGGCCGGCGGCGTCACCCCGGTCGCGCCCCTCGACGCGGCGCCCACGGGCGACTCCTCGACAGAGGCCGCCGTGACCTCGTCGGACGCCGACGGGACGGCGGGCGGCGCGGCCCCGGCCGGGGCGGGCGACGAGGACGCGAGCGCCGCGTCCGAGGGCGTGCCGTCGGGCGGGGTGGTCGTGCACGTGGTGGGCCAGGTCGTCGCGCCGGGCCTCGTGACCGTCGCCGCCGACGCGCGCGTCGCCGACGCGCTCGACGCCGCGGGCGGGGCGACCGCGGAGGCCGACCTCGCCGCGCTGAACCTCGCCCGGACGGTGACCGACGGCGAGCAGATCGTCGTCCCGCGCCCCGGCGAGGCGGTGCCCGCCGCGGGGTCGGCACCACCGTCGGGAGGGTCTGCCGCGGACGGCACGGTCGACCTCAACACGGCCGACGCGGCGGCGCTCGACGCGCTGCCCGGGATCGGGCCCGTGCTCGCCGAGCGCATCGTGGCGTGGCGGGAGGAGAACGGTCCGTTCACCACGGTCGACGAGCTCGGCGAGGTGAGCGGGATCGGGCCTGCCGTCCTCGCGGACGTGCGCGACCTCGTCCGCGTGTGA
- a CDS encoding ComEC/Rec2 family competence protein has translation MSDLRLVPAALAAWGTAFLAAGATPAAALRGASVAVVLLGVVLGVLLLGGRRGRRGTPTAPRIATSPGAARVPSGPGDRRRPARPDRPTRSGRAGSVLAQGALVVACVAAVLLSAGAQLADRQALADVAGEGATATVTAVVRSAVVPRTNPWSGAADRHEVRVSLRELTARGVTTVAAGTVVVTGPGDGWDDLAYGAAVVVTGRLAVQGDRTLLRTEGAPRVVEPPGAFLRGVHAMRRGLLDATDGLSPQARGLVPGVAVGDTSRLDPALDEAMRTTSLTHVTAVSGGHFAIVVTCVAALCVLARAPRGARVVVTGAAMVGFVVLVHPEPSVLRAAAMGAVGVVGIALGRPSRAVAALAAGVVVLLVLDPGLARSYGFVLSVAATAGLALLAAPLARRMAPWCGRTAAHVVAVPVAAQAACAPVLVLLDPSVSTWSVPANLVAAPALGPATVLGVLATLVAPWWPGAATALAWAAGIFTGWIAGVAEAFAGLPGARLPWPGGVGGLALLALGTVVLLAAVLRSRALREAGERRALRRASSPPLRDRVARTVRVARRRVSGGRGRLAWPGAAPRRPRRSPGQVVAGGVAAAVLAVLVVVLVRPLAVSAGPVPSDWAVVACDVGQGDALVLRSGPRSAVVVDVGPPGTAAGGCLDRLGVDRVDLLVLSHFHADHVGGLDAVLRGRAVERALVTATADPPEQAERTLAALAEAGVPVQVATAGAVGSEGGDGTAAGVRWEVLQAGVGGGRSGAARGPGPSPAGSGAASSGGARTESDGGANDASVALLLRVAGMDVVALGDLEDAGQAALARTLAQRGSGPVDVVKVAHHGSATQSDRLAGLLAPTVALVSSGENTYGHPTDRALDLYRGVGATVLRTDVCGTFALVVRDGVLAAAGCG, from the coding sequence GTGAGCGACCTGCGGCTCGTCCCGGCGGCGCTCGCGGCGTGGGGGACGGCGTTCCTCGCGGCCGGCGCGACGCCGGCGGCGGCCCTGCGCGGTGCGTCGGTCGCCGTCGTGCTGCTGGGCGTCGTGCTCGGGGTGCTGCTGCTCGGAGGACGACGTGGCCGCCGCGGGACGCCGACGGCTCCGCGGATCGCCACCTCCCCGGGCGCCGCGCGCGTGCCGTCGGGGCCGGGAGACCGACGACGTCCGGCGCGCCCCGACCGGCCCACCCGGTCGGGGCGGGCCGGGAGCGTGCTGGCACAGGGCGCACTGGTGGTCGCGTGCGTCGCGGCGGTGCTCCTGTCCGCAGGGGCACAGCTCGCCGACCGGCAGGCGCTCGCCGACGTGGCTGGCGAGGGCGCGACGGCGACGGTCACCGCGGTGGTGCGCTCCGCCGTCGTGCCGCGGACGAACCCGTGGTCGGGTGCCGCCGACCGTCACGAGGTGCGCGTCTCCCTGCGCGAGCTCACCGCGCGCGGCGTGACCACCGTGGCGGCCGGCACCGTCGTCGTGACGGGGCCCGGCGACGGCTGGGACGACCTCGCCTACGGGGCGGCGGTCGTGGTGACGGGCCGGCTGGCGGTCCAGGGCGACCGGACGTTGCTGCGGACGGAGGGGGCGCCGCGCGTCGTGGAGCCACCGGGCGCGTTCCTGCGCGGCGTGCACGCCATGCGTCGGGGGCTCCTCGACGCGACCGACGGGCTGAGCCCGCAGGCGCGGGGGCTCGTCCCGGGCGTGGCGGTCGGTGACACCTCGCGGCTCGACCCCGCGCTGGACGAGGCGATGCGGACGACGTCGCTCACGCACGTCACGGCCGTCTCCGGCGGCCACTTCGCGATCGTCGTCACCTGCGTGGCCGCGCTGTGCGTCCTCGCCCGCGCGCCCCGCGGGGCGCGCGTGGTCGTCACGGGTGCGGCCATGGTCGGGTTCGTCGTGCTGGTCCACCCGGAGCCCAGCGTGCTGCGGGCGGCGGCGATGGGTGCCGTCGGGGTGGTCGGCATCGCGCTCGGCAGGCCGTCGCGCGCCGTCGCCGCGCTTGCGGCGGGCGTCGTCGTCCTGCTCGTCCTCGATCCCGGGCTCGCCCGCTCGTACGGGTTCGTGCTCTCCGTCGCGGCGACGGCCGGGCTCGCGCTCCTCGCGGCGCCGCTCGCCCGCCGGATGGCGCCGTGGTGCGGGCGGACCGCCGCGCACGTGGTCGCGGTGCCCGTCGCCGCCCAGGCCGCGTGCGCCCCGGTGCTCGTGCTGCTCGACCCGAGCGTGAGCACCTGGTCCGTCCCCGCCAACCTGGTCGCGGCCCCGGCGCTCGGTCCCGCGACCGTCCTGGGAGTGCTCGCGACCCTCGTCGCGCCCTGGTGGCCGGGCGCGGCGACGGCGCTCGCGTGGGCCGCCGGGATCTTCACGGGGTGGATCGCCGGCGTCGCCGAGGCGTTCGCGGGTCTGCCCGGTGCGCGGCTGCCCTGGCCCGGGGGCGTCGGCGGTCTGGCCCTGCTGGCGCTCGGGACGGTCGTGCTGCTCGCCGCCGTGCTCCGGTCGCGCGCGCTGCGCGAGGCGGGGGAGCGGCGCGCCCTCCGACGCGCGTCGTCGCCACCCCTGCGCGACCGCGTCGCCCGGACGGTCCGCGTCGCCCGACGGCGGGTGTCGGGCGGGCGCGGACGCCTCGCGTGGCCGGGTGCGGCGCCGCGGCGCCCTCGCCGGAGCCCGGGTCAGGTCGTCGCCGGCGGGGTCGCCGCGGCGGTCCTGGCGGTGCTCGTCGTCGTGCTCGTGCGACCGCTCGCCGTGTCGGCCGGACCGGTGCCGTCGGACTGGGCCGTGGTCGCGTGCGACGTCGGGCAGGGCGATGCCCTCGTGCTGCGCTCCGGGCCCCGGTCCGCGGTCGTCGTCGACGTGGGGCCACCCGGAACCGCGGCGGGCGGCTGCCTCGACCGGCTCGGCGTCGACCGGGTCGACCTGCTCGTCCTCAGCCACTTCCACGCCGACCACGTGGGCGGTCTCGACGCCGTCCTGCGCGGCCGCGCGGTCGAGCGCGCGCTCGTGACCGCCACGGCGGATCCCCCGGAGCAGGCCGAGAGGACGCTCGCCGCGCTCGCCGAGGCGGGCGTCCCGGTCCAGGTGGCGACGGCGGGCGCCGTCGGCAGCGAGGGCGGTGACGGCACCGCCGCGGGTGTGCGGTGGGAGGTGCTCCAGGCCGGGGTGGGCGGCGGACGCTCGGGAGCCGCGCGGGGACCCGGCCCGTCGCCCGCCGGGTCAGGTGCCGCCTCGTCGGGCGGAGCCCGGACGGAGTCCGACGGCGGAGCGAACGACGCGAGCGTGGCGCTCCTCCTGCGCGTGGCGGGGATGGACGTCGTCGCGCTCGGCGACCTGGAGGACGCCGGCCAAGCAGCCCTCGCGCGGACCCTCGCGCAGCGCGGCTCCGGACCCGTCGACGTCGTCAAGGTCGCGCACCACGGCTCGGCGACGCAGTCCGACCGGCTCGCCGGTCTGCTCGCCCCGACGGTCGCGCTCGTCAGCTCGGGCGAGAACACCTACGGTCACCCGACGGACCGGGCCCTCGACCTCTACCGAGGCGTCGGCGCGACGGTGCTGCGGACGGACGTCTGCGGGACGTTCGCGCTCGTCGTGCGCGACGGCGTCCTCGCCGCGGCGGGCTGCGGCTGA